From a region of the Sandaracinaceae bacterium genome:
- a CDS encoding acetylornithine transaminase: MFTRGEGRRLFDRDGRSYLDLSGGVAVNSVGHAHPVLAAAIGEQAARLMHVSNLFYNDRAIELASAIVERTAFQRVYFCNSGAEANESLLKLGRRFQHERGQTERVEIVSTYKSFHGRTLGALSVTGQEKYHVGMGPLLPGVVFVPYNDADALRAAVGPRTAAVLLEPLQAEGGIIPGDTAYLKSAREICDAAGALLFFDEVQTGYGRLGTFMGAEVSGVVPDACSLAKGIAGGFPLGGIAVTERLAGGLPPGSHASTFGGNALACAAGLAVLRIFDDEHILANVVSQGDYLGQRLHALVGQLGAVTEARGLGLLRGLVLAPHVDPGATWRAALDAGLALTLAGGNVLRFTPSLNVTRAELDEGLSIVASVLTKAHEVAA, translated from the coding sequence GTGTTCACGCGCGGGGAGGGGCGCCGTCTCTTCGACCGCGACGGGCGCTCGTACCTGGACCTGAGCGGCGGCGTGGCGGTCAACAGCGTGGGGCACGCGCACCCGGTGCTCGCGGCTGCCATCGGCGAGCAGGCCGCGCGGCTCATGCACGTATCGAACCTCTTCTATAACGACCGCGCCATCGAGCTGGCGAGCGCCATCGTGGAGCGCACGGCGTTCCAGCGCGTGTACTTCTGCAACTCGGGCGCCGAGGCCAACGAGTCGCTCCTCAAGTTGGGGCGGCGCTTCCAGCACGAGCGCGGCCAGACCGAGCGCGTGGAGATCGTGTCCACGTACAAGAGCTTCCACGGGCGGACGCTGGGCGCCCTCTCGGTGACGGGCCAGGAGAAGTATCACGTGGGCATGGGGCCCTTGCTGCCGGGCGTGGTGTTCGTGCCCTACAACGACGCGGACGCACTGCGGGCCGCTGTGGGCCCGCGCACGGCCGCGGTGCTGTTGGAGCCGCTTCAGGCCGAGGGCGGCATCATCCCCGGCGACACGGCCTACCTGAAGAGCGCGCGTGAGATTTGTGATGCCGCCGGTGCGCTGCTCTTCTTCGACGAGGTGCAGACGGGCTACGGGCGCCTCGGTACCTTCATGGGCGCCGAGGTCAGCGGCGTGGTGCCGGACGCGTGCTCGCTCGCCAAGGGCATCGCGGGCGGCTTCCCGCTCGGTGGCATTGCCGTGACCGAGCGCCTGGCGGGTGGGCTGCCCCCGGGCAGTCATGCCAGCACCTTCGGTGGCAACGCGCTGGCCTGTGCGGCAGGCCTCGCGGTGCTGCGCATCTTCGACGACGAGCACATCCTCGCCAACGTGGTCTCGCAAGGCGACTACTTGGGCCAGCGTCTGCACGCGCTGGTGGGCCAACTGGGTGCGGTGACCGAAGCGCGCGGCCTCGGCCTCCTGCGCGGGCTCGTGTTGGCTCCGCACGTGGACCCGGGCGCCACCTGGCGGGCGGCCCTCGACGCCGGCCTGGCGCTCACCCTCGCGGGCGGAAACGTGCTGCGCTTCACCCCTTCGCTGAACGTCACGCGCGCCGAGCTGGACGAGGGTCTGTCCATCGTGGCCTCCGTGCTCACGAAGGCCCACGAGGTGGCGGCGTGA
- the argF gene encoding ornithine carbamoyltransferase — MTRHFRTLLDLERDELRDILDRADHLRAARGTPAGLADKPLLGKSVAVVFEKASTRTRISFEVGIHELGAQPVVLIASDTQMGRGEPLSDTAKMFSRFVHGVAYRTFGHDKIEALAAASSVPIINALSDDYHPCQLLADLQCVRAEKGRLDGLRVAWVGDGNNMAHSWINAAVLTGLSLRLACPAGYQPKAAILAHARALGADITLTEDPKEALAGVDVVTTDVWTSMGQEAETQDRLRAFSGYLVDAAAMRLAQPDAIFLHCLPAHRGEEVSAEVIDGPQSRVWDEAENRLHAQKALLVHLLG; from the coding sequence GTGACCCGTCACTTCCGCACCCTGCTGGATCTCGAGCGCGACGAGCTGCGCGACATCCTGGACCGCGCCGACCACCTGCGTGCCGCGCGTGGCACCCCTGCCGGGCTCGCGGACAAGCCACTGCTCGGGAAGTCCGTGGCGGTGGTGTTCGAGAAGGCCAGCACGCGCACGCGCATCTCGTTCGAGGTGGGCATCCACGAGCTCGGCGCGCAGCCGGTGGTGCTCATCGCGAGCGATACGCAGATGGGCCGCGGCGAGCCGCTCTCCGACACGGCGAAGATGTTCAGCCGCTTCGTGCACGGCGTGGCGTACCGCACCTTCGGACACGACAAGATCGAGGCGCTGGCGGCGGCGTCCAGCGTGCCCATCATCAACGCGCTCTCGGACGACTACCACCCTTGCCAGCTGCTGGCCGACCTCCAGTGCGTACGCGCCGAGAAGGGTCGCCTGGACGGGCTGCGCGTGGCTTGGGTGGGTGACGGCAACAACATGGCGCACTCGTGGATCAACGCCGCGGTGCTGACCGGCCTCTCGCTGCGTCTGGCGTGCCCCGCGGGCTATCAGCCCAAGGCGGCCATCCTCGCGCACGCGCGGGCCCTGGGCGCGGACATCACACTCACGGAGGACCCCAAGGAGGCGCTCGCTGGTGTCGACGTCGTCACCACCGATGTCTGGACGTCCATGGGGCAGGAGGCGGAGACACAAGACCGACTGCGCGCCTTCTCGGGCTACTTGGTGGACGCTGCCGCCATGCGGCTCGCTCAGCCGGATGCCATCTTCCTCCACTGTCTCCCGGCGCATCGAGGCGAGGAAGTCAGCGCCGAGGTCATCGACGGGCCCCAGAGCCGAGTGTGGGACGAGGCCGAGAACCGGCTCCACGCACAGAAGGCCCTACTCGTTCACCTTTTGGGCTAG
- a CDS encoding DnaJ domain-containing protein, which yields MSLAGDEIPELTEGVDARKLPLSAVEGFVFSRVDGSSTAKDIADSTGIGEDIALAALERLVSLGAVRLKQAAAPAPTPPRDSRPPSKRFGKPAVKAPQRVHTIPPPSGTPRRLYDPQELEEEVAIDDTRKRRVLDVFYRLGSGNHYELLEIGRDASKEEIREAYFSLSKEFHPDTAFGKELGTYKSKMEKIFTAATGAYDVLSRRARKTEYDATLPPPGPEEAEWRSRRVARPAPAAPRVPVPPLVPDSVREAPPPSTSASLPEAAPARPRVAPPVPIPPAPVPPIAAPAPIAAPAPLPPATPGQRPAVGRPISVAPPAGPPPAPAPSPATSSIPPSPEQLKRQQDLLRMRLAGGRPRQDPSGPPDAPSPSSPAPGTGSEPGVARADVLRGLAGSLRDASNVTGSGQSLRRHLAAAAEAEQQGNLKGALAALRLAIALVPDDQRVLQQLGRLEALRSAEEAPVFEQRAVAEEKAGQWASAALSWLRVVEGRPSDVNAAARCANALLEGNLDLKKARDLAQRAVDADPNKVTSRTLLARIYVAAGMRSNAKRELEAATKLDPENEIVKNLLRELG from the coding sequence ATGTCATTGGCTGGCGACGAAATTCCAGAGCTGACCGAGGGAGTGGACGCTCGCAAGCTCCCGCTCTCTGCCGTCGAGGGGTTCGTCTTCTCCCGCGTGGACGGATCTTCCACCGCCAAGGACATCGCCGACTCCACGGGGATTGGCGAAGACATCGCGCTCGCGGCGCTAGAGCGGCTCGTCTCACTGGGGGCCGTGCGGCTGAAGCAGGCAGCTGCTCCCGCGCCCACTCCCCCTCGGGACTCCCGGCCTCCCAGCAAGCGCTTTGGCAAGCCTGCGGTGAAGGCCCCGCAGCGCGTGCACACCATTCCGCCGCCCAGCGGCACGCCGCGTCGCCTCTACGACCCCCAGGAGCTCGAAGAGGAGGTCGCCATCGACGACACCCGCAAACGGCGCGTGCTCGATGTCTTCTATCGACTTGGTTCGGGCAACCATTACGAGCTGCTGGAGATTGGGCGCGACGCCTCCAAGGAGGAGATCCGCGAGGCGTACTTCTCGCTGTCGAAGGAGTTCCACCCCGACACCGCGTTCGGCAAGGAACTCGGCACCTACAAGTCGAAGATGGAGAAGATCTTCACGGCGGCGACGGGGGCCTATGACGTGCTCTCTCGCCGCGCCCGCAAGACGGAGTACGACGCGACGCTGCCGCCACCGGGACCCGAAGAGGCCGAGTGGCGCTCCCGGCGTGTAGCGCGCCCTGCGCCAGCGGCGCCCCGGGTGCCGGTGCCGCCCCTCGTGCCCGACAGCGTCCGCGAAGCGCCACCCCCGAGCACGAGCGCGAGCTTGCCCGAAGCGGCTCCGGCCCGTCCCCGCGTCGCCCCGCCGGTGCCCATCCCACCCGCGCCCGTCCCGCCCATAGCGGCCCCCGCTCCCATAGCGGCCCCCGCGCCCTTGCCGCCCGCCACCCCTGGGCAACGCCCTGCCGTCGGGCGCCCCATCAGCGTGGCTCCCCCTGCCGGGCCGCCCCCTGCGCCAGCCCCTTCGCCGGCCACTTCCTCCATTCCGCCCTCGCCCGAGCAGCTCAAGCGGCAGCAGGACCTGCTCCGCATGCGGCTGGCGGGCGGTCGGCCGCGCCAGGACCCGAGCGGGCCTCCCGACGCGCCCAGTCCCAGCAGCCCCGCGCCGGGCACCGGGTCGGAGCCCGGTGTCGCCCGTGCGGATGTCCTGCGCGGCCTGGCTGGGAGCCTGCGTGACGCGTCCAACGTCACTGGCAGTGGGCAGTCCCTCCGCCGCCATCTGGCTGCCGCCGCCGAAGCGGAGCAGCAGGGCAACTTGAAGGGGGCGCTGGCAGCCCTGCGCCTCGCCATTGCCCTCGTTCCCGACGACCAGCGGGTCCTCCAGCAGCTCGGGCGCCTCGAGGCTCTTCGCTCGGCCGAGGAAGCCCCCGTGTTCGAGCAGCGGGCCGTCGCCGAAGAAAAAGCAGGGCAATGGGCGTCCGCGGCGCTGTCCTGGCTGCGGGTGGTGGAGGGCCGCCCGAGTGACGTCAACGCGGCGGCGCGCTGCGCCAACGCCCTGCTGGAGGGGAACCTGGACCTCAAGAAAGCCCGCGATCTGGCCCAGCGAGCCGTGGATGCGGACCCCAACAAGGTCACCTCGCGCACTCTCCTGGCCCGCATCTACGTCGCCGCTGGGATGCGCTCCAATGCCAAGCGTGAGCTGGAGGCTGCTACAAAGCTGGACCCTGAGAACGAGATCGTGAAGAATCTCCTCCGTGAGCTTGGCTGA
- the dnaK gene encoding molecular chaperone DnaK: MDKVIGIDLGTFNSCVAVVENGTPVVVANRGGYKVTPSMVAVTEGGKRLVGHIAKRQAVTNAENTVYAAKRLIGRKFASPQVESTAKNAPYTILPGPNGDCRIKLRDKLYSIPEVSAMILQEMKMIAEDYLGHEVQKAVVTVPAYFNDGQRQATKDAGQISGLDVIRIINEPTAAALAYGFGKNIDRTVAVYDLGGGTFDISILEISSNGVFKVISTAGDTFLGGEDFDQRIIDWLVEGFLEEHGIDLRRDRMALQRLKDAAEKAKCELSSLVETEVNLPFIISSARNEALHLQRLLTRSQLEELTRDLADRTIEICEMTLREAGLERDEIEDVILVGGMTRMPAIQRVVTEFFEREPCKGVHPDEVVGLGASIQGAALVAEDGEMDMVLLDVTPHTLGIMVVGGYFEELIPQNTTVPTARSKPFTTVRDNQTAVKILVLQGESRRAEENELLGEFVLTGLRRAPAGEVEVDVTFEINADGIVSVHARDIETGKEQSITVTATSGLTKEEVSNMMDHAQEYAVARRTDEASEKAKQEAETLIAEIEGLFPEVQAVVAGSDFGRDAIEKARAVVARARELMERGDSAALTEQIDALNRTRRMFKGVVGKSA, from the coding sequence ATGGATAAGGTCATCGGAATCGATCTCGGCACCTTCAACTCTTGCGTCGCAGTGGTCGAGAACGGAACGCCCGTCGTGGTGGCCAACCGCGGCGGCTACAAGGTGACCCCCTCGATGGTGGCCGTGACGGAGGGCGGCAAGCGGCTCGTCGGCCACATCGCCAAGCGGCAGGCCGTCACCAACGCCGAGAACACGGTCTACGCCGCCAAGCGGTTGATCGGGCGCAAGTTCGCCTCGCCGCAGGTGGAGTCCACGGCGAAGAACGCTCCCTACACCATCTTGCCGGGGCCCAACGGCGACTGCCGCATCAAGCTGCGCGACAAGCTCTACAGCATCCCGGAGGTCAGCGCGATGATCCTCCAGGAAATGAAGATGATCGCCGAGGACTACCTGGGCCACGAGGTCCAGAAGGCCGTGGTGACCGTCCCCGCATACTTCAATGACGGGCAGCGTCAGGCCACCAAGGACGCGGGCCAGATCTCCGGGCTCGACGTGATCCGGATCATCAACGAGCCCACGGCCGCGGCACTCGCGTACGGATTCGGCAAGAACATCGACCGCACCGTGGCGGTCTACGACCTGGGCGGCGGCACGTTCGACATCTCCATCCTCGAGATCTCCAGCAACGGTGTCTTCAAGGTCATCAGCACCGCGGGCGACACCTTCCTCGGCGGCGAAGACTTCGACCAGCGCATCATCGACTGGCTGGTGGAGGGCTTCCTCGAGGAGCACGGCATCGACCTGCGCCGCGACCGCATGGCTCTCCAGCGCCTCAAGGACGCCGCCGAGAAGGCCAAGTGCGAGCTCAGCTCGCTCGTCGAGACCGAGGTGAACCTGCCGTTCATCATCTCGAGCGCGCGCAACGAGGCGCTGCATCTCCAGCGCTTGCTCACGCGCTCGCAGCTCGAAGAGCTCACGCGTGACCTCGCGGACCGCACCATCGAGATCTGCGAGATGACGCTCCGCGAGGCCGGCCTCGAGCGCGACGAGATCGAAGACGTCATCCTCGTGGGCGGCATGACCCGCATGCCCGCCATCCAGCGCGTGGTCACCGAGTTCTTCGAGCGCGAGCCCTGCAAGGGCGTCCACCCGGACGAGGTCGTGGGCCTGGGCGCCTCCATCCAGGGCGCAGCGCTCGTGGCCGAAGACGGCGAGATGGACATGGTCCTCTTGGACGTCACGCCACACACGCTGGGCATCATGGTCGTCGGCGGGTACTTCGAGGAGCTCATCCCGCAGAACACCACCGTCCCCACGGCGCGCTCGAAGCCGTTCACCACCGTGCGCGACAACCAGACCGCCGTGAAGATCCTGGTGCTCCAGGGTGAGTCGCGGCGCGCCGAAGAGAACGAGCTGCTGGGCGAGTTCGTGCTCACCGGCTTGCGTCGGGCGCCCGCCGGCGAGGTGGAGGTGGACGTCACCTTCGAGATCAACGCCGACGGCATCGTGAGCGTGCACGCGCGCGACATCGAGACCGGCAAGGAGCAGTCCATCACCGTCACCGCCACCAGCGGCCTGACGAAGGAGGAGGTCTCCAACATGATGGACCACGCTCAGGAGTACGCGGTCGCTCGGCGCACCGACGAAGCCTCCGAGAAGGCCAAGCAGGAAGCCGAGACGCTCATCGCCGAGATCGAGGGGCTCTTCCCCGAGGTGCAGGCCGTGGTGGCTGGGAGCGACTTCGGGCGCGACGCCATCGAGAAGGCCCGCGCCGTCGTGGCGCGCGCTCGGGAGCTGATGGAGCGCGGCGACTCCGCGGCGCTGACCGAGCAGATCGACGCCCTCAACCGCACCCGCCGCATGTTCAAGGGGGTTGTCGGCAAGTCCGCCTGA
- a CDS encoding HlyC/CorC family transporter encodes MAVTLAGVAFSAASAGLGALGEARLHAIAEEDDTRGRAAQEVIARLPQLRARLVVGRFTSIVAMSVLALVAAGDTASAITWLIPTAIVYGLLADLTSSVVRRRAARVALPLIRLMRPLELLMAPIALPMVMLRSLTERWVETAAEENPAQITALAVEHMIDAGEEQGSIEEGHAEMLRSLLDFRDTVTREVMVPRPRVVAFSLSTAIDELLAGVVESGHSRYPVYGDGPDQVEGVLYAKDLFQAVRTVKDPATLELHNLIRKPAFMVSDEAKIVDVLREMQARRSHLAIVKDEFGATSGVITLEDILEEIVGEIQDEYDDDEDVARISEVTPGQYNVDGAMLVDDLETELDATLREGTSSDTIGGLVVELAGRVPVVGDVVQVGEFDLTVMEVDGRRVSLLQLSPRTAPAEREAAG; translated from the coding sequence GTGGCGGTCACCCTCGCGGGTGTCGCGTTCTCTGCTGCTAGCGCGGGCCTGGGTGCCCTCGGTGAGGCACGCTTGCACGCCATCGCCGAGGAGGACGACACGCGCGGACGCGCTGCGCAAGAGGTCATCGCGCGCTTGCCACAGCTGCGGGCGCGGCTGGTCGTCGGGCGCTTCACGTCCATCGTGGCCATGAGCGTCTTGGCGCTCGTCGCCGCGGGGGACACCGCGTCGGCCATCACCTGGCTCATCCCCACGGCCATCGTCTACGGGCTGCTGGCGGACCTCACGTCGTCGGTCGTGCGCCGTCGCGCCGCGCGGGTGGCCCTGCCGCTCATTCGCTTGATGCGTCCGCTCGAGCTGTTGATGGCGCCCATCGCGCTGCCCATGGTCATGCTGCGCTCGCTGACCGAGCGCTGGGTGGAGACCGCCGCCGAGGAGAACCCCGCGCAAATCACGGCGCTCGCGGTGGAGCACATGATCGACGCCGGCGAGGAGCAGGGCTCCATCGAGGAGGGCCACGCCGAGATGCTGCGCAGCCTGCTCGACTTCCGCGATACGGTGACCCGCGAGGTGATGGTGCCGCGGCCGCGGGTGGTGGCCTTCTCGCTGTCCACCGCGATAGACGAGCTGCTCGCTGGCGTGGTCGAGTCGGGCCACAGCCGCTACCCCGTCTACGGCGATGGGCCCGATCAGGTCGAGGGCGTGCTGTACGCGAAGGACCTCTTTCAAGCCGTGCGGACCGTGAAGGACCCGGCCACGCTCGAGCTCCACAACCTGATCCGCAAGCCGGCCTTCATGGTGAGCGACGAAGCCAAGATCGTGGACGTGCTGCGCGAGATGCAGGCGCGGCGCTCGCACCTCGCCATCGTGAAGGACGAGTTCGGCGCCACGTCGGGCGTCATCACGCTCGAGGACATCCTCGAGGAGATCGTGGGCGAGATCCAGGACGAGTACGACGACGACGAAGACGTGGCGCGCATCTCCGAGGTCACCCCGGGCCAGTACAACGTGGACGGGGCCATGCTGGTGGACGACCTCGAGACCGAGCTCGACGCCACGCTGCGCGAGGGGACGTCGTCCGACACCATCGGGGGCTTGGTGGTGGAGCTCGCCGGCCGCGTGCCGGTGGTGGGTGACGTGGTGCAGGTGGGCGAGTTCGACCTCACCGTCATGGAGGTCGACGGCCGCCGTGTGAGCCTGCTGCAGCTGTCGCCGCGCACGGCCCCGGCGGAACGCGAAGCCGCCGGCTGA
- the dnaX gene encoding DNA polymerase III subunit gamma/tau translates to MSYTVFARKYRPQTFEDLVGQEHVARTLRNAIATDRVAHAFLFTGVRGVGKTTSARLLAKCLCCEKGPTATPCNVCPPCVDITASVDVDVQEIDGASNNGVDDVRRLQESLPYRPQRDRYKIVIVDEVHMLSTGAFNAFLKTLEEPPPHVKFIFATTESHKVPVTIRSRCQRYDFRLIPQAVVAQAVRKILAAEGVEADDAAVALVANEAAGSMRDALTLLDQIVAFGGGKLLGKEVAETLGIAARESLFGVVEAALMGDGAAVLRALATLGEQGVDTGHLSRQLVQLLRDLVVLRVAQGADDLVDFVDEERERARELAEKVSALELQRVFAAVSKLVDDVAASSQPMRVLEMGLVRVATRPPLEDVATLLARLGAVQKSLADWDGGGRGPLGGGAGPDAGRGGSAEPRGASGTRRADGPPRAAHEEAHPALPVPAGDALPTGATHRDVSSPAVHAVAPPREPAPVAAPSEPAAGAQAPQLSTARQEPTGQAAPQAAPHAPSAAPTPAAAPRRSALAAALAYAERSSERPAAPAPAHDHVDTPAQAPADVPQSGAELAPPRPEGPAAVTPPQGTLRRSSFLEWEQLVSRIEYASPALAGALEEAVPRLVNADRIVLAFVSEFTQSLVQQGQAILLAAAEDHFKTRPQLSFERLGHGDGGAQSLATVSATRRDAAKNKRKHEALAHPMVLEAFDIFPDARGKAVVRFEA, encoded by the coding sequence ATGTCCTACACCGTCTTCGCTCGAAAGTACCGCCCGCAGACCTTCGAGGATCTGGTCGGTCAGGAGCACGTCGCGCGAACGCTGCGCAACGCCATCGCCACGGACCGCGTGGCCCACGCCTTCCTGTTCACGGGGGTGCGCGGGGTGGGTAAGACCACCAGCGCGCGCCTCCTCGCGAAGTGCCTGTGCTGCGAGAAGGGCCCCACGGCCACGCCCTGCAACGTGTGCCCACCTTGCGTGGACATCACGGCCAGCGTCGACGTGGACGTGCAGGAGATCGACGGGGCGTCCAACAACGGCGTGGACGACGTGCGCCGCTTGCAAGAGTCGCTGCCGTATCGCCCGCAGCGTGACCGCTACAAGATCGTGATCGTGGACGAGGTCCACATGCTCTCCACCGGAGCCTTCAACGCCTTCCTGAAGACGCTGGAAGAGCCGCCGCCGCACGTGAAGTTCATCTTCGCCACGACCGAGAGCCACAAGGTGCCGGTCACCATCCGTTCGCGCTGTCAGCGCTACGACTTCAGGCTCATCCCGCAGGCGGTGGTGGCCCAGGCCGTGCGCAAGATCCTGGCGGCGGAGGGCGTGGAAGCGGACGACGCGGCGGTGGCCCTGGTGGCCAACGAAGCCGCTGGCTCCATGCGTGACGCCCTCACGCTGCTGGATCAGATCGTGGCCTTCGGCGGCGGCAAGCTGCTCGGCAAAGAGGTCGCCGAGACGCTGGGCATCGCCGCGCGCGAGTCGCTGTTCGGCGTGGTGGAGGCCGCGCTCATGGGGGACGGCGCCGCGGTGCTCCGTGCGCTCGCCACCCTGGGGGAGCAGGGCGTGGACACCGGGCACCTCAGCCGCCAGCTAGTGCAGCTGCTGCGCGACTTGGTGGTGCTGCGGGTGGCGCAGGGCGCCGACGACTTGGTGGACTTCGTGGACGAAGAGCGCGAGCGCGCGCGTGAGCTGGCCGAGAAGGTCTCCGCGCTGGAGCTGCAGCGCGTGTTCGCGGCCGTGTCCAAGCTGGTGGATGATGTGGCGGCCTCCAGCCAGCCCATGCGCGTGCTGGAGATGGGCCTCGTGCGCGTGGCCACGCGGCCGCCCCTCGAAGACGTGGCCACGCTGCTGGCGCGCCTCGGCGCCGTGCAGAAGTCGCTCGCGGACTGGGACGGCGGTGGACGTGGGCCGCTGGGTGGCGGGGCCGGGCCTGACGCAGGCCGTGGTGGGTCAGCGGAGCCACGCGGAGCGAGCGGGACGCGCCGCGCGGATGGGCCGCCCCGCGCTGCGCACGAAGAGGCTCACCCGGCATTGCCGGTGCCGGCTGGGGACGCGTTGCCCACGGGCGCCACTCACCGAGACGTGTCCAGCCCAGCGGTGCATGCGGTTGCTCCGCCGCGGGAGCCCGCCCCCGTGGCCGCGCCATCGGAGCCCGCAGCGGGCGCACAGGCGCCCCAGCTGTCCACGGCCCGTCAGGAACCAACGGGTCAGGCGGCCCCTCAGGCTGCCCCGCACGCGCCCTCGGCGGCGCCCACTCCGGCTGCGGCGCCCCGCCGCTCGGCTCTCGCCGCCGCGCTGGCGTACGCCGAGCGCAGCAGCGAGCGTCCGGCCGCGCCGGCTCCTGCCCACGACCACGTGGACACCCCGGCGCAAGCTCCCGCAGACGTCCCTCAATCCGGCGCGGAGCTCGCCCCACCTCGCCCGGAGGGGCCGGCAGCCGTCACGCCGCCGCAAGGGACCCTGCGGAGGTCCTCGTTCCTCGAGTGGGAGCAGCTGGTCAGCCGCATCGAGTACGCCTCCCCCGCGCTCGCCGGGGCCCTCGAAGAGGCCGTGCCGCGCCTGGTCAACGCCGACCGCATCGTCTTGGCGTTCGTCAGCGAGTTCACCCAGTCGCTGGTGCAGCAGGGGCAGGCCATCCTCCTGGCGGCGGCCGAGGACCACTTCAAGACCCGCCCGCAGCTCAGCTTCGAGCGGCTGGGCCACGGCGATGGTGGCGCCCAATCGCTGGCCACCGTGAGCGCCACGCGGCGCGATGCGGCAAAGAACAAGCGAAAACACGAGGCGCTGGCCCACCCGATGGTGCTAGAAGCCTTCGATATTTTCCCGGACGCGCGCGGAAAAGCGGTCGTTCGGTTCGAGGCGTGA
- a CDS encoding YbaB/EbfC family nucleoid-associated protein, with protein MKFRGGMNELMRQASRMQRKIEKRREELALEEFEAGAGNDQVKAVATGNAEIVRITIDPALLKEEGLEMVQDLVVAACNAALTKAREHVDGELETVTGGLKIPGMT; from the coding sequence ATGAAGTTTCGCGGTGGAATGAACGAGCTCATGCGGCAGGCAAGCCGCATGCAACGCAAGATCGAGAAGCGGCGCGAGGAGCTCGCGCTCGAGGAGTTCGAAGCCGGCGCCGGCAACGACCAGGTCAAGGCGGTGGCCACGGGCAACGCCGAGATCGTCCGCATCACCATCGACCCGGCGCTCTTGAAGGAAGAGGGCCTCGAGATGGTGCAGGACCTGGTGGTGGCCGCGTGCAACGCGGCGCTCACCAAGGCCCGCGAGCACGTGGACGGCGAGCTCGAGACGGTCACCGGCGGGCTCAAGATCCCCGGCATGACCTGA
- the recR gene encoding recombination protein RecR: protein MAEPDPIAELIRLFARLPGIGERSAGRLVFHLLAGDPGYTDALGGALSALHRRVRRCVECGNFGAAERCAICEDPRRDDGVICVVARVPDLHAIERSGSFRGRYHVLHRLLAPLDGVGPADLPLDALVERVRRHGTREVIVATPLNVEGEATALFVAQVLASEGVAVSRIASGMPHGGELEFTDQVTLGRALSGRRTV from the coding sequence GTGGCCGAGCCCGATCCCATCGCCGAGCTCATTCGCCTCTTCGCCCGCTTGCCCGGCATCGGCGAGCGGAGCGCAGGGCGCTTGGTGTTCCACTTGCTGGCGGGGGATCCGGGCTACACCGACGCGCTGGGTGGCGCCCTCAGCGCGCTGCACCGGCGTGTGCGGCGCTGCGTGGAGTGCGGCAACTTCGGCGCGGCCGAGCGCTGCGCCATCTGCGAAGACCCGCGCCGCGACGACGGGGTCATCTGCGTGGTGGCGCGCGTCCCGGACCTGCACGCCATCGAGCGCAGCGGGAGCTTCCGCGGGCGCTACCACGTGTTGCACCGGCTGCTGGCGCCGCTCGACGGAGTGGGCCCGGCCGATCTCCCGCTCGATGCGCTGGTGGAGCGCGTGCGGCGTCACGGCACGCGTGAGGTCATCGTGGCCACACCGCTCAACGTGGAGGGCGAGGCCACGGCGCTCTTCGTGGCCCAGGTCCTGGCGTCCGAGGGCGTGGCGGTGAGCCGCATCGCCAGCGGCATGCCTCATGGTGGCGAGCTGGAGTTCACGGACCAGGTCACGCTGGGGCGTGCGTTGTCCGGGCGGCGGACGGTCTAG
- a CDS encoding fatty acid desaturase: MVNTGHGHAGRHPAFIYEAIRAGQPYHFRTKGALAHNTINLVCTAALLAGLGLTLWAGTVMNPWVYVPIASVVFGWLYFSLFILVVHEASHAMYLVAENRTLHTWINRVPGWMVATVFAVHYGKHWERGHLEHHVRPLEVNDPQQFNTGIGRKLAKGVAMNVFIPGWLFLERMVFRTKRAGGKSSSSKGVLVAFVVIWATGLTLSAVYLGGPVALAGFFGIHVLSAWNLVKGALEHGGALADEKDPFFRSRTTLFFGRRLLMPFNITLHFEHHLNFCVPWYDLPRYQRDLRSIVPASVFRDMINPSPWQQLAGNLGGLSAESTQLVSAASQ, encoded by the coding sequence GTGGTGAACACGGGCCACGGTCACGCCGGGCGACATCCGGCGTTCATCTACGAGGCCATTCGCGCCGGGCAGCCCTATCACTTCCGCACCAAGGGCGCGCTCGCGCACAACACCATCAACCTGGTGTGCACGGCGGCGCTGCTGGCAGGGCTGGGCCTCACGCTGTGGGCGGGCACGGTCATGAACCCGTGGGTCTACGTGCCCATCGCTTCCGTCGTGTTCGGCTGGCTCTACTTCTCGCTCTTCATCCTGGTGGTGCACGAGGCCTCGCACGCCATGTACCTGGTGGCCGAGAACCGCACGCTGCACACGTGGATCAACCGCGTCCCGGGGTGGATGGTGGCCACGGTCTTCGCGGTGCACTACGGCAAGCACTGGGAGCGCGGGCACCTCGAGCACCACGTGCGCCCGCTCGAGGTCAACGACCCGCAGCAGTTCAACACCGGCATCGGCCGCAAGCTGGCCAAGGGCGTGGCCATGAACGTGTTCATCCCGGGCTGGCTGTTCCTCGAGCGCATGGTGTTCCGCACCAAGCGGGCAGGCGGCAAGTCGTCCAGCAGCAAGGGCGTGCTGGTGGCGTTCGTGGTGATCTGGGCAACGGGGCTCACGCTCAGCGCCGTCTACCTGGGCGGGCCCGTGGCGCTGGCAGGCTTCTTCGGCATCCACGTGCTGAGCGCCTGGAACCTGGTGAAGGGCGCGCTCGAGCACGGTGGCGCGCTGGCCGACGAGAAGGACCCGTTCTTCCGCTCCCGGACCACGCTGTTCTTCGGGCGGCGCTTGCTCATGCCGTTCAACATCACGCTGCACTTCGAGCACCACCTGAACTTCTGCGTGCCTTGGTACGACCTGCCGCGCTATCAGCGGGACCTTCGGTCCATCGTGCCGGCCAGCGTGTTCCGCGACATGATCAACCCGAGCCCGTGGCAGCAGCTGGCCGGCAACCTGGGCGGGCTCAGCGCCGAGTCCACGCAGCTCGTCAGCGCCGCCTCGCAGTAG